Proteins from a single region of Megachile rotundata isolate GNS110a chromosome 7, iyMegRotu1, whole genome shotgun sequence:
- the ci gene encoding transcriptional activator cubitus interruptus isoform X2 produces the protein MPEKEVAYHQEAFSLLPPPPPPHHPHSAFHAAFHPHPHPPPPPPFHPHHGPPPPPHPAAAAAAAWEHHAAAAAAAAAAAFHAPPPHPLTSSTTAIGSAGTGGGGGAGSGASGGGGGGSGGGGGGAAGNGTSGGDFLRRSHPLSEHTALHPAYRLNYMDHLYHQLQASTHSPNASLHGLGGLGPEYLLHAAGPASTLASSEFPFSIDVSASSRLGSPRASAIRASRKRALSSSPYSDRFDIDSMIRFSPNSLASIVNGSRSSSASGSYGHLSAAMSPALGMHPGMAPHLQQLQAHLLRSAAAAALLPHAHPLQPPAPPPPPPHPHPHAHGLSPHSQLYPGVPPHSTASTALGPHGGGLPPKSESAESCRKASESSTRSVTAEADTSSRRASTKVKREPATTTTNAATTTAPPTHPQGLSPSEDLRDEPGDFIETNCHWRDCGLEFPTQDDLVKHINNDHIHANKKSFVCGWEECSREEKPFKAQYMLVVHMRRHTGEKPHKCTFEGCFKAYSRLENLKTHLRSHTGEKPYTCEYPGCSKAFSNASDRAKHQNRTHSNEKPYVCKAPGCTKRYTDPSSLRKHVKTVHGAEFYANKKHKGGGGDGGGSDEAGAGGHSPSRSEDLHPKTPSLSSPSVKSESEANSPPMMQQQGSPLVGGCNDEVAGVGALTGDGVALAEEPWNEEPDDLDIADLPVALRAMVGGMESQQQQQPPPPASRNRLKSRLNAKGMPSLPVSVSGIRGTRGMGPQGNIGDLNRRITDLKMEGGGPARQTSLSDLQLRLQPLSEPRRDSNSTVSTYYGSMKSTDFGSRRSSQASGVSAVRMGPAGPGSFYDPISPGTSRRSSQMSTTSGRMNPPSHLQGPYSTSNLVVQTQNMSLQGMPGDWNGPTGHCTQPSGDRRMSEPTRGHQAQRNSPPMPPRPRSAQLPEHHPNQEVILDEVGEGEMVENKLVIPDEMMQYLNQVQASGNQVNYRSSPLPICQSPICTNPLHYQRQMQPTCNYSQSHQQNCYPQPQPTQPPCTNYPNTSPSPYNQCPSRPAQPSPQYCPPPSYPSQPNGGQVLSPAAGQVMSPGSHYAPSHISDQPLTSPAAGALAPQHAPQNLPQNSAQLTRNCPQNHVHHGYYPNYGCQGQMNANCTGNPSGQVNHHANPACAPPNHATMTPQQCVQMRSATNCPQLSPHCTQQPMPNQPAINHPNSQCGQVTTQCARPMVTPNGQVPTLHTGQQTTVTNQCAQMSPHCSQLNLNQAKPVANMSGLQGCQQQGPQATPCLQMANCAHPNGSHRQVTENSLPKRTSPQLCTAQQTNCRVQLQQTCPHNCQARSNPPNHQYNCNCQWGYGGEQCYHDQSGTTLPEIQCQDISQSQQGSPIKPPQGMRQDSYRRTLEYVQQCRNWSGNAQTHETNVSSSTHPLSLPQPLPSSANMVVNDMTSSLSSLLEENRYLQMIQ, from the exons aTTGACAAGCAGCACGACGGCGATCGGCAGCGCAGGAACCGGGGGCGGTGGAGGAGCAGGAAGTGGTGCCAGCGGAGGGGGCGGGGGTGGGAGTGGGGGCGGAGGTGGCGGGGCAGCCGGCAACGGGACTTCCGGCGGTGATTTCCTCCGCAGAAGTCACCCCCTCTCGGAGCATACGGCCCTGCATCCCGCCTACCGGCTCAACTACATGGACCACCTTTACCACCAGCTTCAGGCCTCCACGCACAGTCCCAACGCCTCGTTACACG GACTGGGTGGTTTGGGGCCCGAATACCTTCTGCATGCAGCGGGGCCAGCTAGCACCCTTGCTTCCTCGGAATTCCCTTTTTCCATCGACG TGTCAGCATCATCGAGGCTAGGAAGTCCAAGAGCTTCCGCCATTAGAGCCAGCCGGAAACGAGCGCTGAGCAGTTCACCATACTCGGATCGTTTCGATATTGACAGCATGATCAGATTCAGCCCGAACAGCCTTGCCTCCATCGTCAATGGATCTCGAAGCAGCAGTGCGAGCGGCAGCTATGGCCATCTTTCTGCCG CAATGAGTCCAGCATTGGGAATGCATCCAGGAATGGCACCTCATCTGCAGCAGTTACAGGCTCACCTTTTGAGGAGCGCAGCTGCAGCAGCTCTTTTACCCCATGCTCACCCTTTACAACCCCCAGCACCACCACCTCCACCACCTCATCCTCATCCCCATGCTCATGGATTATCGCCACACTCGCAATTGTATCCAGGTGTACCACCTCACTCGACAGCCTCGACAGCTCTTGGACCCCATGGGGGTGGATTACCACCTAAAAGTGAG AGCGCAGAATCATGTAGAAAGGCGTCAGAGTCGTCCACGAGGTCCGTGACCGCGGAAGCAGACACATCTTCAAGAAGAGCGTCCACCAAGGTAAAAAGAGAACCAGCTACAACAACAACGAATGCAGCAACGACAACAGCACCTCCGACTCATCCTCAAGGTCTCAGTCCCAGTGAAGACCTTCGAGACGAACCTGGTGACTTCATAGAGACAAATTGTCACTGGAGGGATTGTGGTCTCGAGTTCCCCACCCAG GATGACCTAGTGAAGCACATCAACAACGACCACATTCACGCGAACAAGAAAAGCTTCGTCTGTGGCTGGGAAGAGTGTTCCAGGGAAGAAAAACCGTTCAAGGCTCAATACATGTTGGTGGTTCATATGAGAAGGCATACCGGTGAAAAACCACATAAGTGTACC TTTGAGGGGTGCTTCAAGGCGTACTCGAGATTGGAGAACCTGAAGACTCATCTTAGGTCTCATACCGGCGAGAAACCGTATACTTGTGAATATCCTGGATGTAGCAAAGCCTTTAGCAATGCTAGCGACCGTGCTAAACATCAGAATAGGACCCATTCCAATGAA AAACCATACGTCTGCAAGGCACCCGGCTGCACAAAGAGGTACACGGACCCATCATCCCTGAGGAAGCACGTGAAGACCGTGCACGGAGCAGAGTTCTACGCCAACAAGAAGCACAAAGGAGGTGGAGGTGATGGCGGTGGAAGCGACGAGGCTGGTGCAGGAGGTCACAGTCCCAGCAGAAGTGAGGACCTCCATCCTAAGACACCCAGTCTGTCCAGTCCCAGTGTGAAGTCCGAAAGCGAAGCTAACAGTCCACCTATGATGCAACAACAAGGTAGTCCATTGGTGGGTGGCTGCAACGATGAGGTTGCTGGTGTTGGTGCACTGACTGGCGATGGTGTGGCACTGGCTGAGGAGCCTTGGAACGAGGAGCCGGATGACTTGGACATTGCTGATCTTCCAGTTGCTCTTCGTGCTATG GTCGGTGGAATGGAgtcgcagcagcaacagcagccaCCGCCTCCCGCGTCGAGGAACCGTCTGAAGAGCAGATTGAATGCCAAGGGCATGCCCAGTCTGCCCGTCAGCGTGTCCGGAATAAGAGGTACACGAGGCATGGGTCCCCAGGGCAACATCGGCGACCTGAACAGAAGGATCACGGACCTGAAGATGGAAGGAGGTGGACCCGCTCGTCAGACGAGTCTGTCCGATCTTCAGCTCAGGCTACAACCACTGAGCGAACCACGAAGAGACAGTAACAGCACTGTCAGCACCTATTACGGTAGCATGAAGTCCACGGACTTCGGCAGCAGACGGAGCAGTCAGGCTAGCGGTGTTAGCGCAGTTAGAATGGGTCCAGCTGGTCCTGGTAGCTTTTATGACCCCATCAGTCCGGGTACGTCTAGAAGGAGTAGTCAGATGAGTACCACTTCCGGGAGGATGAACCCGCCGAGTCACCTTCAGGGTCCTTACTCGACTAGTAACCTTGTGGTTCAGACGCAGAACATGTCTCTTCAG GGTATGCCAGGAGACTGGAACGGTCCGACCGGACACTGCACTCAGCCTTCAGGTGATCGTCGCATGTCTGAACCCACCAGGGGTCATCAGGCTCAGAGGAACTCACCGCCTATGCCACCCAGGCCAAGGTCAGCCCAGCTACCTGAACACCACCCTAACCAGGAAGTCATTCTGGACGAAGTTGGAGAGGGCGAGATGGTGGAGAATAAGCTGGTCATTCCTGACGAGATGATGCAGTACTTGAACCAG GTACAGGCGAGTGGAAATCAGGTTAACTATCGCAGCAGTCCTTTACCCATCTGCCAGTCCCCGatttgcaccaaccccttgCACTACCAGCGTCAAATGCAGCCCACATGTAACTACAGTCAGTCGCACCAGCAAAACTGTTATCCTCAGCCGCAACCCACGCAACCACCTTGCACCAACTATCCAAACACTTCCCCGTCTCCTTACAACCAGTGTCCCTCCCGACCCGCTCAACCCAGCCCTCAATACTGCCCTCCACCTAGTTATCCATCTCAACCGAACGGTGGTCAGGTGCTGAGTCCAGCAGCAGGTCAAGTGATGTCACCAGGATCCCACTACGCACCCAGTCACATAAGCGATCAACCTCTGACCTCGCCAGCAGCCGGTGCTCTGGCTCCTCAACACGCTCCTCAGAACCTCCCTCAGAACTCTGCTCAACTAACCAGGAACTGCCCTCAGAACCACGTGCACCACGGCTACTACCCCAACTACGGTTGCCAGGGTCAAATGAACGCGAACTGCACCGGCAACCCTAGCGGCCAAGTGAACCACCACGCGAACCCCGCCTGCGCTCCGCCAAATCACGCTACCATGACCCCACAGCAGTGCGTGCAGATGCGATCAGCCACAAATTGCCCGCAATTATCGCCTCACTGCACCCAGCAGCCGATGCCTAATCAGCCCGCCATCAATCACCCTAATTCCCAGTGTGGTCAGGTGACTACTCAGTGCGCCAGGCCGATGGTGACACCCAACGGTCAGGTGCCTACCTTGCACACTGGTCAGCAGACCACCGTGACGAACCAGTGTGCCCAGATGTCACCTCACTGTTCGCAACTGAACCTGAACCAGGCCAAGCCGGTGGCTAACATGTCCGGCCTCCAGGGCTGCCAGCAGCAAGGTCCACAAGCCACTCCGTGTTTACAGATGGCCAACTGCGCACATCCAAACGGCAGCCACAGACAGGTCACCGAGAACAGCCTACCTAAGAGGACATCTCCTCAGCTGTGCACGGCGCAGCAGACCAACTGCAGGGTGCAGCTCCAGCAGACTTGTCCGCACAATTGTCAAGCCAGAAGCAATCCACCCAATCACCAATACAACTGCAACTGCCAGTGGGGTTACGGCGGGGAGCAATGCTATCACGACCAGTCCGGAACCACCCTGCCCGAGATACAGTGCCAGGATATCAGTCAATCCCAGCAGGGATCTCCCATTAAACCTCCTCAGGGTATGAGGCAAGACTCGTACAGGAGGACGCTCGAATACGTGCAACAGTGCAGAAACTGGTCGGGAAATGCTCAAACTCACGAGACTAACGTCTCCAGTTCTACTCACCCTTTATCGCTGCCTCAACCCCTGCCTTCGAGCGCCAATATGGTGGTCAATGATATGACCTCATCGCTGAGCTCCTTGCTAGAGGAGAATAGATACTTGCAAATGATACAGTGA
- the ci gene encoding transcriptional activator cubitus interruptus isoform X1, with the protein MPEKEVAYHQEAFSLLPPPPPPHHPHSAFHAAFHPHPHPPPPPPFHPHHGPPPPPHPAAAAAAAWEHHAAAAAAAAAAAFHAPPPHPLTSSTTAIGSAGTGGGGGAGSGASGGGGGGSGGGGGGAAGNGTSGGDFLRRSHPLSEHTALHPAYRLNYMDHLYHQLQASTHSPNASLHGLGGLGPEYLLHAAGPASTLASSEFPFSIDVSASSRLGSPRASAIRASRKRALSSSPYSDRFDIDSMIRFSPNSLASIVNGSRSSSASGSYGHLSAAMSPALGMHPGMAPHLQQLQAHLLRSAAAAALLPHAHPLQPPAPPPPPPHPHPHAHGLSPHSQLYPGVPPHSTASTALGPHGGGLPPKSESAESCRKASESSTRSVTAEADTSSRRASTKVKREPATTTTNAATTTAPPTHPQGLSPSEDLRDEPGDFIETNCHWRDCGLEFPTQDDLVKHINNDHIHANKKSFVCGWEECSREEKPFKAQYMLVVHMRRHTGEKPHKCTFEGCFKAYSRLENLKTHLRSHTGEKPYTCEYPGCSKAFSNASDRAKHQNRTHSNEKPYVCKAPGCTKRYTDPSSLRKHVKTVHGAEFYANKKHKGGGGDGGGSDEAGAGGHSPSRSEDLHPKTPSLSSPSVKSESEANSPPMMQQQGSPLVGGCNDEVAGVGALTGDGVALAEEPWNEEPDDLDIADLPVALRAMVGGMESQQQQQPPPPASRNRLKSRLNAKGMPSLPVSVSGIRGTRGMGPQGNIGDLNRRITDLKMEGGGPARQTSLSDLQLRLQPLSEPRRDSNSTVSTYYGSMKSTDFGSRRSSQASGVSAVRMGPAGPGSFYDPISPGTSRRSSQMSTTSGRMNPPSHLQGPYSTSNLVVQTQNMSLQGIQGMPGDWNGPTGHCTQPSGDRRMSEPTRGHQAQRNSPPMPPRPRSAQLPEHHPNQEVILDEVGEGEMVENKLVIPDEMMQYLNQVQASGNQVNYRSSPLPICQSPICTNPLHYQRQMQPTCNYSQSHQQNCYPQPQPTQPPCTNYPNTSPSPYNQCPSRPAQPSPQYCPPPSYPSQPNGGQVLSPAAGQVMSPGSHYAPSHISDQPLTSPAAGALAPQHAPQNLPQNSAQLTRNCPQNHVHHGYYPNYGCQGQMNANCTGNPSGQVNHHANPACAPPNHATMTPQQCVQMRSATNCPQLSPHCTQQPMPNQPAINHPNSQCGQVTTQCARPMVTPNGQVPTLHTGQQTTVTNQCAQMSPHCSQLNLNQAKPVANMSGLQGCQQQGPQATPCLQMANCAHPNGSHRQVTENSLPKRTSPQLCTAQQTNCRVQLQQTCPHNCQARSNPPNHQYNCNCQWGYGGEQCYHDQSGTTLPEIQCQDISQSQQGSPIKPPQGMRQDSYRRTLEYVQQCRNWSGNAQTHETNVSSSTHPLSLPQPLPSSANMVVNDMTSSLSSLLEENRYLQMIQ; encoded by the exons aTTGACAAGCAGCACGACGGCGATCGGCAGCGCAGGAACCGGGGGCGGTGGAGGAGCAGGAAGTGGTGCCAGCGGAGGGGGCGGGGGTGGGAGTGGGGGCGGAGGTGGCGGGGCAGCCGGCAACGGGACTTCCGGCGGTGATTTCCTCCGCAGAAGTCACCCCCTCTCGGAGCATACGGCCCTGCATCCCGCCTACCGGCTCAACTACATGGACCACCTTTACCACCAGCTTCAGGCCTCCACGCACAGTCCCAACGCCTCGTTACACG GACTGGGTGGTTTGGGGCCCGAATACCTTCTGCATGCAGCGGGGCCAGCTAGCACCCTTGCTTCCTCGGAATTCCCTTTTTCCATCGACG TGTCAGCATCATCGAGGCTAGGAAGTCCAAGAGCTTCCGCCATTAGAGCCAGCCGGAAACGAGCGCTGAGCAGTTCACCATACTCGGATCGTTTCGATATTGACAGCATGATCAGATTCAGCCCGAACAGCCTTGCCTCCATCGTCAATGGATCTCGAAGCAGCAGTGCGAGCGGCAGCTATGGCCATCTTTCTGCCG CAATGAGTCCAGCATTGGGAATGCATCCAGGAATGGCACCTCATCTGCAGCAGTTACAGGCTCACCTTTTGAGGAGCGCAGCTGCAGCAGCTCTTTTACCCCATGCTCACCCTTTACAACCCCCAGCACCACCACCTCCACCACCTCATCCTCATCCCCATGCTCATGGATTATCGCCACACTCGCAATTGTATCCAGGTGTACCACCTCACTCGACAGCCTCGACAGCTCTTGGACCCCATGGGGGTGGATTACCACCTAAAAGTGAG AGCGCAGAATCATGTAGAAAGGCGTCAGAGTCGTCCACGAGGTCCGTGACCGCGGAAGCAGACACATCTTCAAGAAGAGCGTCCACCAAGGTAAAAAGAGAACCAGCTACAACAACAACGAATGCAGCAACGACAACAGCACCTCCGACTCATCCTCAAGGTCTCAGTCCCAGTGAAGACCTTCGAGACGAACCTGGTGACTTCATAGAGACAAATTGTCACTGGAGGGATTGTGGTCTCGAGTTCCCCACCCAG GATGACCTAGTGAAGCACATCAACAACGACCACATTCACGCGAACAAGAAAAGCTTCGTCTGTGGCTGGGAAGAGTGTTCCAGGGAAGAAAAACCGTTCAAGGCTCAATACATGTTGGTGGTTCATATGAGAAGGCATACCGGTGAAAAACCACATAAGTGTACC TTTGAGGGGTGCTTCAAGGCGTACTCGAGATTGGAGAACCTGAAGACTCATCTTAGGTCTCATACCGGCGAGAAACCGTATACTTGTGAATATCCTGGATGTAGCAAAGCCTTTAGCAATGCTAGCGACCGTGCTAAACATCAGAATAGGACCCATTCCAATGAA AAACCATACGTCTGCAAGGCACCCGGCTGCACAAAGAGGTACACGGACCCATCATCCCTGAGGAAGCACGTGAAGACCGTGCACGGAGCAGAGTTCTACGCCAACAAGAAGCACAAAGGAGGTGGAGGTGATGGCGGTGGAAGCGACGAGGCTGGTGCAGGAGGTCACAGTCCCAGCAGAAGTGAGGACCTCCATCCTAAGACACCCAGTCTGTCCAGTCCCAGTGTGAAGTCCGAAAGCGAAGCTAACAGTCCACCTATGATGCAACAACAAGGTAGTCCATTGGTGGGTGGCTGCAACGATGAGGTTGCTGGTGTTGGTGCACTGACTGGCGATGGTGTGGCACTGGCTGAGGAGCCTTGGAACGAGGAGCCGGATGACTTGGACATTGCTGATCTTCCAGTTGCTCTTCGTGCTATG GTCGGTGGAATGGAgtcgcagcagcaacagcagccaCCGCCTCCCGCGTCGAGGAACCGTCTGAAGAGCAGATTGAATGCCAAGGGCATGCCCAGTCTGCCCGTCAGCGTGTCCGGAATAAGAGGTACACGAGGCATGGGTCCCCAGGGCAACATCGGCGACCTGAACAGAAGGATCACGGACCTGAAGATGGAAGGAGGTGGACCCGCTCGTCAGACGAGTCTGTCCGATCTTCAGCTCAGGCTACAACCACTGAGCGAACCACGAAGAGACAGTAACAGCACTGTCAGCACCTATTACGGTAGCATGAAGTCCACGGACTTCGGCAGCAGACGGAGCAGTCAGGCTAGCGGTGTTAGCGCAGTTAGAATGGGTCCAGCTGGTCCTGGTAGCTTTTATGACCCCATCAGTCCGGGTACGTCTAGAAGGAGTAGTCAGATGAGTACCACTTCCGGGAGGATGAACCCGCCGAGTCACCTTCAGGGTCCTTACTCGACTAGTAACCTTGTGGTTCAGACGCAGAACATGTCTCTTCAG GGTATTCAGGGTATGCCAGGAGACTGGAACGGTCCGACCGGACACTGCACTCAGCCTTCAGGTGATCGTCGCATGTCTGAACCCACCAGGGGTCATCAGGCTCAGAGGAACTCACCGCCTATGCCACCCAGGCCAAGGTCAGCCCAGCTACCTGAACACCACCCTAACCAGGAAGTCATTCTGGACGAAGTTGGAGAGGGCGAGATGGTGGAGAATAAGCTGGTCATTCCTGACGAGATGATGCAGTACTTGAACCAG GTACAGGCGAGTGGAAATCAGGTTAACTATCGCAGCAGTCCTTTACCCATCTGCCAGTCCCCGatttgcaccaaccccttgCACTACCAGCGTCAAATGCAGCCCACATGTAACTACAGTCAGTCGCACCAGCAAAACTGTTATCCTCAGCCGCAACCCACGCAACCACCTTGCACCAACTATCCAAACACTTCCCCGTCTCCTTACAACCAGTGTCCCTCCCGACCCGCTCAACCCAGCCCTCAATACTGCCCTCCACCTAGTTATCCATCTCAACCGAACGGTGGTCAGGTGCTGAGTCCAGCAGCAGGTCAAGTGATGTCACCAGGATCCCACTACGCACCCAGTCACATAAGCGATCAACCTCTGACCTCGCCAGCAGCCGGTGCTCTGGCTCCTCAACACGCTCCTCAGAACCTCCCTCAGAACTCTGCTCAACTAACCAGGAACTGCCCTCAGAACCACGTGCACCACGGCTACTACCCCAACTACGGTTGCCAGGGTCAAATGAACGCGAACTGCACCGGCAACCCTAGCGGCCAAGTGAACCACCACGCGAACCCCGCCTGCGCTCCGCCAAATCACGCTACCATGACCCCACAGCAGTGCGTGCAGATGCGATCAGCCACAAATTGCCCGCAATTATCGCCTCACTGCACCCAGCAGCCGATGCCTAATCAGCCCGCCATCAATCACCCTAATTCCCAGTGTGGTCAGGTGACTACTCAGTGCGCCAGGCCGATGGTGACACCCAACGGTCAGGTGCCTACCTTGCACACTGGTCAGCAGACCACCGTGACGAACCAGTGTGCCCAGATGTCACCTCACTGTTCGCAACTGAACCTGAACCAGGCCAAGCCGGTGGCTAACATGTCCGGCCTCCAGGGCTGCCAGCAGCAAGGTCCACAAGCCACTCCGTGTTTACAGATGGCCAACTGCGCACATCCAAACGGCAGCCACAGACAGGTCACCGAGAACAGCCTACCTAAGAGGACATCTCCTCAGCTGTGCACGGCGCAGCAGACCAACTGCAGGGTGCAGCTCCAGCAGACTTGTCCGCACAATTGTCAAGCCAGAAGCAATCCACCCAATCACCAATACAACTGCAACTGCCAGTGGGGTTACGGCGGGGAGCAATGCTATCACGACCAGTCCGGAACCACCCTGCCCGAGATACAGTGCCAGGATATCAGTCAATCCCAGCAGGGATCTCCCATTAAACCTCCTCAGGGTATGAGGCAAGACTCGTACAGGAGGACGCTCGAATACGTGCAACAGTGCAGAAACTGGTCGGGAAATGCTCAAACTCACGAGACTAACGTCTCCAGTTCTACTCACCCTTTATCGCTGCCTCAACCCCTGCCTTCGAGCGCCAATATGGTGGTCAATGATATGACCTCATCGCTGAGCTCCTTGCTAGAGGAGAATAGATACTTGCAAATGATACAGTGA